One Papaver somniferum cultivar HN1 chromosome 10, ASM357369v1, whole genome shotgun sequence genomic window carries:
- the LOC113318556 gene encoding heat stress transcription factor A-2b-like has protein sequence MNPVKKEFTGISSISYADDGHQQSMIPAPQPLEGLHDPGPPPFLTKTYEMVDNPSTDHIVSWSRTGNTFVVWDPHTFSVELLPRCFKHNNFSSFVRQLNTYGFRKVDPDRWEFANEEFLRGHKHLLKNIRRRKATSVSPLQQQNLGACVEVGRFGLDGEINRLRRDKQVLMGELVKLRQQQQNTREYLQAMEQRLQGTEAKQQQMMNFLARAMQNPAFIQQLVDQKDKRKELEEAITKKRRRQIDQGNSNLGIGVSIHSYGEDAIKTEQHNFGFAVSELETLASEMQGYNQGGTEQGEAQREEEAAWKPEDVVLDNNFWEELLNEKIGEENIEGTEDEDVSVLADRLGYLGSSPQ, from the exons ATGAACCCTGTGAAAAAAGAGTTTACTGGAATCAGCTCAATTTCTTATGCTGATGATGGTCATCAACAATCTATGATTCCAGCTCCTCAACCACTTGAAGGTTTACATGATCCAGGCCCTCCACCATTTCTAACCAAAACATATGAAATGGTGGATAATCCAAGTACAGATCATATAGTTTCTTGGAGCAGAACAGGAAATACTTTTGTAGTTTGGGATCCTCATACATTCTCCGTGGAACTTCTTCCTAGATGCTTCAAGCACAACAATTTCTCCAGCTTTGTTAGACAGCTCAATACTTAC GGCTTCAGAAAGGTTGATCCTGATAGATGGGAATTTGCAAATGAGGAGTTTCTTAGAGGGCATAAACATCTTCTTAAGAACATTAGGAGGAGGAAGGCAACATCTGTGTCTCCTCTTCAACAGCAAAATTTGGGGGCTTGTGTTGAAGTTGGACGGTTTGGACTAGATGGAGAAATCAACAGATTGAGAAGAGACAAGCAAGTTTTAATGGGGGAATTGGTGAAGCTAAGGCAGCAACAGCAGAACACTAGAGAATATCTTCAGGCGATGGAGCAAAGGCTTCAAGGAACAGAGGCAAAGCAACAACAGATGATGAATTTCTTGGCGAGAGCAATGCAGAACCCAGCTTTTATCCAGCAATTGGTGGATCAGAAAGACAAAAGGAAGGAACTTGAGGAAGCAattactaagaaaagaagaagacaaatTGATCAAGGGAATAGTAACCTTGGAATTGGAGTATCTATCCACAGTTATGGAGAAGATGCTATCAAAACTGAGCAACATAATTTTGGGTTTGCAGTCTCTGAGCTGGAGACACTTGCTTCGGAGATGCAAGGATATAATCAAGGTGGAACGGAGCAAGGAGAAGCACAAAGAGAGGAAGAGGCAGCTTGGAAACCTGAAGACGTGGTATTGGATAACAATTTTTGGGAAGAATTGTTGAATGAGAAAATTGGGGAAGAGAACATTGAAGgaacagaagatgaagatgtgagCGTGTTGGCCGATCGATTAGGTTACTTGGGTTCCAGCCCGCAGTGA